From the genome of Symphalangus syndactylus isolate Jambi chromosome 13, NHGRI_mSymSyn1-v2.1_pri, whole genome shotgun sequence:
aggttgcagtgagttaagattataccactgcactctactctggacaacagagtgagactccgtcttaaaaaaaaaaaaaaagttgatcaatCATTGAGGAAAAACCCAACCAACAAAAGATTTGTGTGGCTTCTTCAGTAATTTCAGCAATACTATGAAACAATACCTCTGCATTCCTGTTCTTCATTCTCTCCGCCAATTCCTTTTCAAGAGTATCGATGATTTGTTGGTTATTACTATTCTGTCTACTGATATCCTGTAAGAACTGGGCCTTATCCCTCGCTTCCATGGGACTGGTGAGTAGTTTTTCAAACAGGAAACCACGAAGCTCTATCAGGCTGTCAATAAAATTCTGGGCTTCTGCACTTCTACCCTGTGTCTGTATCTGCAGGAGCCTAGCAGCCTGGGGGTTGTGGAGCAAGAGTCTCAGGACATTCTTGGTGGAGTCTTTGATCTGCTGCGTAAGTGGTGAGAGGCTGGATTTCTGCAGCTCTATGGAAAGGAGGCGGTCTCTGAGCcacccttcctcctcagcctcttctTGCTCCTGCAattgcctttctttctctttcaggcACCTGACATTTTCAAGGAGGACCTGGCAGAGATCCTCATGCTCTCTCACTGCCCTCATGATGTCCTCCCCCAGCATCCCCTCCATATCCTCTCTGTTGGATGCCACATACGACAGCAAGGTCACCAGCTCCACCTTGTAGATCGCCTCATCCAGGATGGACATGATCCTTTTGGCCTCAATAGTGGTGAGTTTGGTCCTAGAGAGAACCAAGGGTTTTAGTGGGTCAGCTGGCCTTTTAGATGGGTCTGCCTTTGGCCCTATTCTGTTGATGGCAGGGGCCTGATACAAAGGGGCCATGGCGAGAATGTCTAAAGCCATCTTGTGAGCAGCCCTCTGTGCCTCTGTAGTTCCGCAGAGATGGAGACTTTGGTAGACTACTTGGGTCTCATGCTTTTATTGTCTCTGGCCATCCTGCAAAAGGAAGAAGTAGGTGTGAGTGCAGCTGTGCTGACATCTGTGTGGTTAGTGTAGCTGCAGAAACCACAACTGTTGACATCAAGAGTTCATCTTAGGTCCTCTGTCACTTTTACACAGAACCTTTCACTACTGGAAGAGTTTTCAGCTTTGTGAGGGTGTTAGGGCCACAAGGGCAGGAAGACAAAGTGTGGAGGCATCTCAGACACATGTGTCAGGCAGGCACCAGCCAGGAAGACAGACACCATTCTAAGGATTTAAAACCAGAGACTGGTTACATCAGTGATGGGAGAGTTGAGAGGCCAACTAGGGGAAGACAAAGCCGTCCCGCAATTGTCAATGGCAGGAAGCCACCACATGAAGAGGTGGTGAGCCTGGGGCCCAGGGTCACCCAGGGGAAGCTTGAACCACAGCCATCAGTTCCCAGAGGAGCTAGAGACATTGCTGGAAATGGAGGTTAAAGAAGGGTGGCGGTGGGGGAGGAGAAATACCCTGGTTTCTTTCTATT
Proteins encoded in this window:
- the IQCD gene encoding dynein regulatory complex protein 10 isoform X1 — encoded protein: MALDILAMAPLYQAPAINRIGPKADPSKRPADPLKPLVLSRTKLTTIEAKRIMSILDEAIYKVELVTLLSYVASNREDMEGMLGEDIMRAVREHEDLCQVLLENVRCLKEKERQLQEQEEAEEEGWLRDRLLSIELQKSSLSPLTQQIKDSTKNVLRLLLHNPQAARLLQIQTQGRSAEAQNFIDSLIELRGFLFEKLLTSPMEARDKAQFLQDISRQNSNNQQIIDTLEKELAERMKNRNAEVEKENFVIQELKNHLHQVLKFSENSLLRTKQEAEKQQKADFRASQARVAKIQQDILQLQSQFYNLVMENWEAEQALRKKKYKVETEIEKWIQKYDTEMGEKQEELEDLDAVHREEKISLEELRQRHKVLVGEFAQIQEEREIDSKKRMEAEQEMVRMVRAATLIQALWKGYLVRSLLRSKKKQKRGKGKAKDKEKGKQKGKKKGKGKK
- the IQCD gene encoding dynein regulatory complex protein 10 isoform X2, producing MALDILAMAPLYQAPAINRIGPKADPSKRPADPLKPLVLSRTKLTTIEAKRIMSILDEAIYKVELVTLLSYVASNREDMEGMLGEDIMRAVREHEDLCQVLLENVRCLKEKERQLQEQEEAEEEGWLRDRLLSIELQKSSLSPLTQQIKDSTKNVLRLLLHNPQAARLLQIQTQGRSAEAQNFIDSLIELRGFLFEKLLTSPMEARDKAQFLQDISRQNSNNQQIIDTLEKELAERMKNRNAEEELEDLDAVHREEKISLEELRQRHKVLVGEFAQIQEEREIDSKKRMEAEQEMVRMVRAATLIQALWKGYLVRSLLRSKKKQKRGKGKAKDKEKGKQKGKKKGKGKK